A segment of the Crassostrea angulata isolate pt1a10 chromosome 10, ASM2561291v2, whole genome shotgun sequence genome:
tttgtttacaaagcgaagaattgtaagctctgtaactcgcttataactcatcaaatgacactcaaaattttggttgcctatttaaaatgccttactgaagcattgtaaacatcaaattcgaaataattttgaccaaaatcgtgaccatgcccctttcatTAGCTTTATCTTTCTGCAATAACAAATTGCTTTACTATTTATATTCTTTGAATTGCTACAGAACTACAGTGGAAAAACTAGAACTTAAACTTCCATTCATAACTTTATAaggatttaaaattgtttgtcttCAATCTAGATTcaataaatttcttaaaaatgacTCTCACGCAGAGAACCATCGTGTTATCCTATTATTGCCCAAGCTGCTGTGTAGCTCACTTCCGCTTCTCGAACTTTTAGGGATACAGAACATAACCAGTGATAGAATTCATCTAATTTTAGAATGATAGATCTCATTGTTCGAAGCCCAAATAATCAGTAGTTAAAACCACCAAacattgtaaatacatgtataatattgacTTTACAATTTGAACGAAAAAGATGGGGGAATAATATGgcgcaactgcccatttggtttagtcgtaaaatacaatttcaaatttaacatttttttaaaattaaaatatatttgatatgttatgatacaagtttacaaaagggtaatttctaactatattcagtttgaaatattttaaaaaacaattcttaagtgttggtggtatcgaacccagaACCTAAAAACcccaagttctataaagttacctaatgtctggtgctctaaccactgagccgtTTCATTTACAACAAAGTGCGTTGTTTCAATGTTGTATGAGATATTGGCCACGAATTTGCGGacttatattatttttctaaaacgttcaattgttcaAATGACATTCTTAAAGTATAGGGGATCACCTCTCTACGtgtttgttgattaaaatcggtttaaattccattaaaccaatttatatggagctcagacccactctataaaagaaaaggcattgcagttgtaaaataaaaactatttggaggttttgacacgcatacgccagtttaaatcaacatatTACAAGCATTTAAAATACTTAAGGGCtacaaaccgatgttacgttaaatatacactttttatttaatatttaaaaaaatagatcagatttaatgatgttttaattttgcagtatctaatcattcctcatatgggcacTTTACAAGCCTTATTCACTCATCTTCTTTTTAGTGTAGAAGTCAggtagaatataaaaaaaaactgataaGGTCGAATAGTCTAACACTACATATTAAGTACGTACTTGAGAACTGAAATAATTCCAATCCTCAGAACATACGTTAAAACACAAACGACATTCTtaagaatataaaatttataccaatataaaaaaaaataaaatattaacaataaatCAACATATCACAGTTAGTTCCGAGTTTGATACTATACATACTCAACGAGTAAAAATGTTAACTGTTTAAAACTTGTCATTCAAACATCATgcctttcattttcatcaaaggTGTCCAAAAGTAGGACGAGAAAGGGTCATTTTTATGTTTCGTCGAAGATTCTTTACTTTCGTCTGTCGGCTCTTCACTAATCCATTCGAACAGATTCATAAGTTCCGTCTGAATCTCCTCTGTCGGGTAAACCGTGGTCAGAAATACTCGACAAGGTCTGTTTTTTTGGATTTCACTCACATCTAACATCTTCTCCATTTCCTCTTTCGTCATACAGTTTTTCAGATCTCTTTTATTGAGAGCTATGGCGACAGGTACACCATTCAGTTCGTCTTCACCCAAAATGTCATGAAGTACCTCTTTAGCCTCTGTCATTCTGTCACTATCGGTACTGTCAACAACATACACAATTCCCTGGGTGTTTGGGTAGTAGTGTCTCCATAGGGGTCTTATTTTGCCTCGAGAACTTACATCCCAAACCGTCACTTCTGAATCGTTGACCTTACAAGTTTCAACGTTAAACCCAATCGTTGGTATTGTAGTAACAACTTTCCCCAAAACACAGTGATAAAGAATGGTTGTTTTCCCCGCGGCGTCTAAACCAAGCAATAACACCCGTACTGGCTTTCGGCGACAAAAAGCGTAATTTAGGTTCCCCATTATTATGAATTAAAGGATATTCCAGTTGTCTTCTTATAATATACACAATCATAACATTGTCATTTCCTCCACGTCAACAATGATTGCAAAATAAGTAACAAAAGGTCTTCAAGAAGGTCGATCCCGATGCAAAACTTGtacatttgttttgaaaaaaagttgcctgaaaatttaacaaaacCGATGTATATTACATTAATGGTCGCCGTAGAAAtaggaattttaattttttttatgaaagttaCTGTAAAGTTGAATTGTTTTAgtcattattatataatttaaaatagtcTATTCTTTATAATGTACTATGGGACatatgtcaatattaatgttgattaaagtacattatatataatttaaatatttcactgGGTtagaatttacaaattttacatttcaaaaaaatttcaaaaaaatagttttaatatttttgtggaaagatttatattttaaaatgctcagtgggatttgaactcatgacttacagattcctAACGAACCATCTAACCCACTGTGTTAAGCTGTTAGGTGACAAATAAGGGAAAGAAAGAATTagtcttgattttattgtttattttgataaatagtacgtcacaacatggaggtgtcccataccttcattttctttattacaTAAATCATCATATAGTGATATCATTGCGGATGGTATCTCAAACGCTATAAATTTGAAGTTTGATAATTTTCAATCTACGAGTCAGtgaaatttttcagaaaaattgaatgGTAACTTACTAAGTACCACTTATATAACCTGatttaaaggggcattgtcacgattttggtcaaaaattattttcccgatcttaatgtttacaatgctttacttaggcatttttaatagtcaaccaaaatttgggtgtcatttgttgagttaacagcgagttacagagcgtgcatttctttgctatgtaaacaaagctattgtttacattttgaatgttgaggtaaaattttcagttttagaCCTATAATGAATGTGCTAAaagttagaaactgtttatttatgctgaAAATGAATAAGTAGACAGACAGATCaactttaaaaaagattttttcactGGTATATTGagcctatgtaaacaaaacaggacacgagccttgtttacatgacaaggaattgtgagccctgtatcttgcttataactctacatgtggatatcaaatttcaattgattactacaaatgcatttctaacgcattgtacataataaaaacagaaaagttgaatttgacaaaaatcgctACGATGCCCCTTTAACACATGTATGCTTTCTTCAATACTGCTACTACGTATATTACTCATTAGGTTTGTTAATGAGTATGGATATATATCAACCTGAATTAATTCCGTAGTGAGTTAGTGTCAAACCTACGCCCTTAATTTTCCAATTTATCTTTCCATAGTCGAAATCAGCAAAATTATCATCCTCGTCTTTTAAATACCCTTCTTtgcttttaatgttttttcgttatttaattttaaatattttcttttacctTCACAGAGGTTTGAGCAAATCTGGACGCTGTAATTATATAATTCTGCTCCAAACACAACATGgtgttatatttcaaaacaagaggcccatgggctacATTTTTTGGTGacgttaggaccagtaataatcAGAGGGCACTTGCTCTAAAACTTTAAGCAGCTCAAAATACCTTAACCTTCTCTAGCATCCGAAACCACTGCCTCAgcttcagcattcaagcctgtcaggagaatcagtatcataagacgcaccactCATGCAAGTTTattgaagttaggaccagtaataactaaggtTTGATCAtaaaagggcacctgctccaaaaactttaaccagctcttaaaacctcaacctcctccagcatctgaaaccttttgctcagattcagcattcaagcctgtcaggagaatcagtatcataagacgcaccattcatgcaagtttagtgaagttaggaccagtggTAACTTAGAAATGACTTTCAAAGAGTACTTCTTCCAAAAACTTGAACCTGTTCGAAAAACCTTAACCCCCtacagcatctgaaattcatggcccagataAGGCATCCAATTAAGTCTTTTAGGCACATTAGTAGGTCCAtgtgcatcatccatgcaagtttgttGAAGATAGGACATGCAATAAcctagatacaggacctgcaacaaaaacatTAACCGAAGGCGGGGGAATAGCATAACACCCCATACCCCGACTTTCTTTCTGTTATCTAAAAAACAATCCATGCTACAGACTTATTGTTTAAGCCAAGTAATCAGTTGTTAAAACCaacaaacattgtaaatataatattgattttacaaCTTGAACAAATTCTTTTAGCAAGAGGTCAGCAAGAATTAATGTACAAGTAATTTGATAAGGCAGTTTAGTCtgacattgtacatgtacatatagatgtACTTACTTGAGAACTGAAACAATCCTTGAAAGATACGTTAAAACACAAACGACATtcttaaaaacataatttataataatataaaaaataacaataacaaatcACAGCGCACGTGTCTTTTGGATAAAAACTTAAAAGCATAGATTAACTCTTTGTCAAGTTTATTTCGAGTTAAATACTATACATATTCCATCAAAACAAAGAGTGAGAATGTTAACTGTTTAAAACTTGTCATTCAAACATCATgcttttcatttttatcaaatgtgtCCAAAAGTAGGACTCTTTTTGTTTCTTCGAAGATTCTTGACTTTCATCTGTCGGCTCTTCACTAATTCATTCGAACAGGTTCATAAGTTCCGTCTGAATCTCCTCTGTCGGGTAAACCGTGGTCAGAAATACTCGACAGGGTCTCTTTTTTGGATTTCACTCACCTCTAACCTCTCCTCCATTTCCTCTTTCGCCATACAGTTTTTCAGATCTCTTTTATTGAGAGCTATGGCGACAGGTACACGTTCGTCCTCACTCAGAATGTTATGAAGTACCTCTTTAGCCTCTGTCATTCTGTTCCTATCGGTACTGTCAACAACATACACAATTCCCTGGGTGTTTGGATAGTAGACTAGTAGTGTCTCCATAGCGATTTTATTTTGCCTCGAGAACTTACGTCCCAAACCGTCACTTCTGAATCGTTGACCTTACAAGTTTCAACGTTAAACCCAGTCGATGGTATTGTAGTAACAACTTTCCCCAGAACACAGTGATAGAGAATGGTTGTTTTTCCTGCGGCGTCTAAACCAAGCAATAACACCGGTACTGGTTTTCGGCGACAAAAAGCGTATCTCTTTTAATCTTCTGGAAACAAGGGCTTTCGGTATTACATCATCAGcgtatgtatacaaaaaaaacacattCGTTTcacttaactttttttatgccatattggggggagggggtggcgTAATATCAAAACATTGTATGCTACCTGTCTCGATCAGCGCCTCTGTATAAATACTAGTAATTTCAGATGAATACGTGTAATAAAGATATATCGACTAAGTTCTGCACAACACTGacacataaaaatcaaaattcagttTCATTTTAACATAACTTAGAGCATGCAATTGATATGaactatttttcaaaatcttcgtCTTGAAGCATGCCATTCAGTATAATTATGCTGCAGAGACTCGAACCAGGATTCACTGATGTTAAGTCAGCAACAaacttttaagtttaaaaacaaCACGCTGTAAAACAGGTACAGATGATTGTCCGGTCACAATATTACTCCGTCTATTTTCCTCCGTCCGTCTTGTGTTGTCGTTTAACCATTCCAGCATATCGAAAAAATCGGATTTACTGTCGGAGACGGAGGAAGTAGAGAAACTTTTGCAAGGTCTGCTCTTCCTGAGTTCAGCGAGCCCCAATGCTTGATGCATCCTCTCCCTCGACATATGACGAGAGAGATCCCACTTATTGAGGGCGACAGCTACCGGGACACCCTCTAACTCCGACTCTGACACCAGACTCAATAGTTCTCGCTCAGCCTCGGGGAGTCTCTCCTCGTCAGAACTGTCCACAACAAAAATAACCGCTTCGGTATTTTGGTAGTAATGCCTTAATAATGGCCGGATTTTACTCCTTCCGCCGACATCCCAAGCTTGTAGAATTATATTCTTGTGTGAAACCGTTTCAACATTAAATCCAATT
Coding sequences within it:
- the LOC128166568 gene encoding uncharacterized protein LOC128166568, which encodes MGNLNYAFCRRKPVRVLLLGLDAAGKTTILYHCVLGKVVTTIPTIGFNVETCKVNDSEVTVWDVSSRGKIRPLWRHYYPNTQGIVYVVDSTDSDRMTEAKEVLHDILGEDELNGVPVAIALNKRDLKNCMTKEEMEKMLDVSEIQKNRPCRVFLTTVYPTEEIQTELMNLFEWISEEPTDESKESSTKHKNDPFSSYFWTPLMKMKGMMFE
- the LOC128168041 gene encoding uncharacterized protein LOC128168041, with amino-acid sequence MGNLSLRQRKPIKVLVLGLDYSGKSSLLLQANLGEVVTSIPTIGFNVETVSHKNIILQAWDVGGRSKIRPLLRHYYQNTEAVIFVVDSSDEERLPEAERELLSLVSESELEGVPVAVALNKWDLSRHMSRERMHQALGLAELRKSRPCKSFSTSSVSDSKSDFFDMLEWLNDNTRRTEENRRSNIVTGQSSVPVLQRVVFKLKSLLLT